Proteins encoded by one window of Cyclobacteriaceae bacterium:
- the greB gene encoding transcription elongation factor GreB, protein MKTMLITPEGLEKLKAELDHLWRVERPDTTQKVSWAASLGDRSENADYHYNKKRLREIDRRILYLRKCIDNLKVVHYSPFQEGKVMFGAWVEIESRSLGKLMKNRFRIVGSEELIGAKDYISMDSPMAQALLNKEPGDEVVVKTPAREFVWRITKIEYQK, encoded by the coding sequence ATGAAAACCATGCTCATTACGCCTGAAGGCCTGGAAAAATTAAAAGCAGAGTTGGACCATCTGTGGCGGGTAGAACGACCCGACACCACCCAAAAAGTTTCGTGGGCGGCCAGCCTGGGCGACCGTTCCGAAAACGCAGATTACCACTACAACAAAAAACGCCTGCGCGAAATTGACAGACGTATTTTGTATTTGCGCAAATGCATCGACAACCTGAAAGTGGTGCACTACTCACCCTTTCAGGAGGGCAAGGTGATGTTTGGGGCTTGGGTAGAAATTGAATCCCGATCACTCGGTAAACTCATGAAGAACCGGTTTCGCATTGTGGGCAGCGAAGAACTGATTGGCGCGAAAGATTACATCTCGATGGACTCACCCATGGCGCAGGCGTTGCTGAATAAAGAACCAGGCGATGAGGTGGTGGTAAAAACACCCGCGCGCGAATTTGTGTGGCGCATTACTAAAATTGAGTATCAGAAATGA